From Sander vitreus isolate 19-12246 chromosome 5, sanVit1, whole genome shotgun sequence:
tatataaatcttttttttctccttctaaTTTGTAGCTCCTTTCACAATCATCACTTTCCCATTCCTGTTTGCTGTGATGTTTGGGGATCTGGGTCATGGAGTTATCATGGCTCTGTTTGCTCTCTGGATGGTGCTGTATGAGAACAACCGCAAACTTAAAAACACCAGGAATGAGGTAAGCGAGTACTCCAAAGCAATTGGTTACCTAATACTCATTGGTGTGGCATACAGTGGGTCTGAAGAATAATGAGTGATTTGATGTGTATGTGCAGATCTGGAACACATTCTTTGAGGGGCGTTATATCATCCTGATGATGGGCCTGTTCTCCATCTACACTGGCCTGATATATAACGACTGTTTCTCAAAGTCCCTTAACATCTTTGGTTCAGGATGGAGTGTGAAGGCCATGTTCGAAGCCAAAGTGTGGAAGTGAGTACTTCATGACAAGAAGGACTTCATTGTAACAGTAAAAGCAGCTTAGCATACATAGTTCATACgtattttctttacttttaagaAATGTTATGAACAACCTATTTGGGAACCTGtttgaagataaaaaaatatatatataagatgaTATTTGTTTCCTAATGACCTACATTTAACACACTGGTGGTTTTATTTGTGCCTAACAGGGATGCTGATATCCATGGGAATCGTGTTCTCACTCTGGATCCAAATGTTACGGGAGTTTTCAAAGGACCATACCCTCTGGGAATTGACCCGGTGAGTTGAGAATATTAAAGGACTAGTCATCATGAATACATGGATTTTCTTATTGCTTCTCATCTTTGTGGTGGTTTTAAAGAGCCTACATCATACTCACAATTACAGTAAACACGTCACCAGGACACTTAAAGttacacacgtacacatacacgAGCATATTTTTGTGTGCGTACAGCCGGACCTTTTCTCTCCTCATTCTGATTCCCCCAACCTCAGGATATTGGCTAATACCAATTAACGATTAGATGCAGTGCATTTTAAAATCTTTATTAATCACTGTGTGCAACAAAAGATTAACTTCTATGTGTGTAATTAAAAGTTCTTATCTATGAGATTTGAGACTTTCATACCATAGGCATAATGttcaaatattattatattagtataGTAACAACACGGACTACGAAACAGCCATTAATGTGGAGCAGTCATGTCTTCTgcttagagatgcaccgattacaactttctaggctgattccgattttctttgagttaggccagccgataccgattttagccgattccgatttaattttttctaaccactttacagcacacacaaatatttattttctatcttttctttaatagaacattttgcacggAACATAGaaaattttttgaacagataatggatcactataaaacagaactatatgacttactcctggtgtgggaaattcacacacctaaatctaaagtgcaatgttagaaccatttccttcttttcacatccaatatctaactaaaaaaatgtgattttggtttttggtgtcgtccctccacgccctactttttacttgcaggtgttgcatattgcaaacttgttatcttctgcacacacgctgaagaatttccaaacagctgacatgttgcaggttaattcacgaggttccctacatgttcgagaatagcgcggacacgtgcttcacaccgcgagcgggttcGCGCGACACACGgtggaaaagttgagagaaaggaaaaagagactgtgctgccGCGTCTGTGGgtgcgtccttgaaaactgtaactcgtataacttatgttgtcagtgaattgtagcattgaccggcatgaaatcggtatatatcagactgacctgccggtcaccggtcatggccgagcacgtgaaaaccggccaattccggtcaccggccgttctatcggtgcatctctacttctGCTGATACAGTAAATTGGATCAGTGCACCGGTATTAACAGTAGGTTATTTGCTTGATTAGCGCTAATGTTACTCACACAGAGTGTGGAAGTTATTGAATCAGTTGTGTCGAAATAACATTATTAGATCCCTGCAGGAACAATTATGCCATCCTTACATGGCTGAAGCAATGAACAAAACATGGCTAGCTTTGTGTAATACTACCCATTGTATAATGCAGTATATGTCATCTTTGTGTTGCACAGATTTGGAACTTGGCATCCAACCGCCTTACATTTCTGAACTCCTATAAGATGAAGATGTCAGTGATATTGGGTGTCATACACATGAGCTTTGGGGTCATCCTGAGCACTTATAATTACttgtaagtagtttattttacctttttaatgGCCTTAATTTTACATGTTATAGTTTTAATAGCCTGCCTTATTTTTTTCAACGAAAACAGGCACTTTAGGAAGAAGCACAGCCTATATCTGGTATTTCTCCCTGAGCTCCTGTTCCTGCTGTGTCTGTTTGGCTACCTGGTGTTCATGATATTCTACAAGTGGCTGGTCTTCACTGCTAAGGACTCCAGACTGGCTCCAAGCATCCTCATCCACTTCATAAACATGTTCCTCATGCAGGGTGATGGAGTGCAGCCCCTCTACCCGGGACAGGTGAGAAGCTAATGTAAAGCTCCAACCCTATAACTTATGTCCCTGTTCTTACTAAAAGGATTAAGtctaaagttatttaaaaaacactgaGACTGATCATAACAGTGTAATGCAATATTGTTTTGCTTCTTCCAGACTGGCCTGCAGGTATTTTTGGTGGTCATTGCTGTTCTTTCTGTGCCTGTCTTACTCCTGGGGAAACCTGTCTACCTTTATTGGTTACACAATGGAAGCCACCGCCTAGGAATGTACAGGGTGAGAGTTTGAACTTCATGTCTGACTGGGAAGGTTTGCATACTGTCTGAAATAGCGTATGTTTCGAAATATTTTTTCTCTGACTGTAAAATATACACATTTAAGtagtttctctgtttgttctaAGGGTTATGAGCGTGTGCGGCGTAACAGTGAAGAGGAGCTCTACCTGATGAGGGCTCATGATATGGAGGAGGGCAGCAGTCACAGTGATCTCTCCACTAGCGGGGAGCGCCAGACAGAGGAGGTCAGCAAAACAACTGGATAGTTATCCATTAATCTTAAACTTCCTTATAAGCAACCGTTGTTACTTGTTTCTGGTTTCAGACAGTGATTctgacttgttttgttttgttgtgatagTTTGACTTTGCAGATGAGTTCCTTCATCAGGCCATCCACACTATAGAGTATTGCCTGGGTTGCGTCTCCAACACAGCTTCCTACCTAAGGCTCTGGGCTCTGAGCCTGGCACATGCCCGTGAGTATGATGGTTTGAAACCTGTACAAGCACCACCACCCCCCTCCCAAAATACATTTCctcaaaaatgtcattatttacCTGTTGTTACCTTATTTTATACATTCCAACAGCACTCAGGCATagtcaaaaaataataataatagggtTGTGGCcccttttttcaacaaatgtaGACCAATGAGAGGCCTGAGATCAGCCCAAATATGCTTAGTCTCCGTTTGTTGTAATTCCCTAAATGGATGGTGCACATGCTTTTCTCTGCTTAAACAGAGCTATCAGAGGTGCTCTGGACCATGGTGATGCGAGTAGGACTACGAATGGACAACAGTCTCGGGGTTTTTTTCCTGGTGCCTGTGTTTGGCCTGTTTGCCGTTCTCACTGTGTCCATCCTCTTGGTAATGGAGGGACTGTCTGCATTCCTTCATGCCCTGCGGCTGCACTGGTAAGACTGATAACAATGAGCAAGTACTTGTCATTCATGGGACCATTGTGCTTGGGATTATCTCAATGTTTTATATTCATAGAAGCTGCTTGTTTCTTCCGCAGGGTGGAGTTTCAGAATAAATTCTACAGTGGGACTGGAGTCAAGTTTTgccccttttctttctctctgctgcccTCCAGCTTTCAGCATGATGGCTTACTGTGAAGGGACTATCTGGTAATACTGTTAGGTGGTAAATTGAGCCAAAAAAGCCACCAGGTTCCCATGCTTATAAAGACATGTTCCAGAGAAGTCCTCAGgggatttagatttttcttgtcatcttttaaaaatgtcatgtaATTAAATTCTTTGGTTAGCTTCACACACTTTGGACTGAAACACACTGCCCTCCCGACAGTTTCAAGAACACAGACAGTACCGAGTGTACTGTTGAGGAATGTTTTCTTATTGCAAATGTATGTAACAGGGTGTTCTGTACCAGGATCAGTTTGTTTTACTGCACTTGTATGGAAAAACCACATCTGCCAAAATtggaataaataattaaaagagAGATACAATTTTAGTATGAGATAACTTAACACTACAGTAATAAGCAAATACATGGCCCCAAGGTTAGGTGACACAGCCAAAACTTATTATGATAAATGCATTGCTGGTTTTGGTCTTGTCATGGGATTTGCTCattaaataacataaaatagcaTTACATTATAACATTATCCTTATTTCTTCATGTCTGTTTTCCCCCATTTCTTCTCATCTAGTTatttttgtcattcattttggcaCAGTTGTGTACATTAatgcattattttttacttttttcactttgtttttattttggcagaTCTGGTTTTCATACACTGGGTAGTGAGCCCAGTTGCACTGACTGCCTTATGAAAGTACAACCAAATATCATTCTACAGTTTCCCTTGTGTTCTTACTTTGTGGTACCAAAATTACTGCAAAGCATCTTTTGACTTGTCAGTATTGAAGTGCCCGGGCAGGTGTGTGATGACTGATGTATATACTTTTacagaattattttttaatttattatattttaaaatgtatcagaataAAGATAAATGTTAATGGGATATGATTTTCACTTCATGCATTCACAGTGTTGCCTATGCGTCTCACACTTACTGTACAATTTAACATTCCACACATTGTATCAGCTCTGCTAGTCAAGAACCCTTACTTTGAAAGAGCCTATGTCCATATTCAACATGGTGGCCAGGCTGTATTCAGTTTTATTAGGAGAACATTGAATGATGTTCTAATATCAGGCATTAGCAGTATTTGCTAATTAGTAAGTTGTTAGTATTGTATGGAATTGCTATTGGGATTTTTGCAAAGGGAAGTTAAAGAAGTTGTCATTGTTGCAATATTGAGATTATTCACTGGCACCACAATTTGCCAAGGGTTAgatcatagaaataaaatgttatttctatgaaataacattttatttatatgggTTAGATATTTAGACAAGGGTAAGGTACTGTCACATTTTTGAAAGTCATGACCTGTTTGTCAAGTTTTAATAGTGGAACAATATGGTGTTACATCTTGATGATACTAGTGGCAGTCGCTGTTTCGTTGAGCTGAGTGATGTTTGATTAATAA
This genomic window contains:
- the atp6v0a2b gene encoding V-type proton ATPase 116 kDa subunit a, whose protein sequence is MCSLLRGEEMCLAQLFLQSGSAYDCINELGELGLVEFRDLNPSVNAFQRKHVNEIKKCEEMERILGYLLREVKKADISLPEGDVNPVAPLPKHAMAIMEQLQRLEVELGEVTRNKEKLQRNLLELTEYTHMLRTTRNFVQKTSEREPLQVQYEEFPFLEKDTLMDYSSMQRLGAKLGFISGLIQRTKIEAFERMLWRVCKGYTILSYAEVEEYLEDPDTGEPTKSVVFLISYWGDQIGQKVKKICDCYHCHLYPYPSSNEERTDVVEGLRTRIQDLHTVLHRTDDYLKQVLMKASESVYTWVIQVKKMKAIYFILNLCSFDVTNKCLIAEVWCPVNDIPTLRRALEEGSRKSGATVPSFVNRIPTNDTPPTLIRTNKFTSGFQNIVDAYGVGSYREVNPAPFTIITFPFLFAVMFGDLGHGVIMALFALWMVLYENNRKLKNTRNEIWNTFFEGRYIILMMGLFSIYTGLIYNDCFSKSLNIFGSGWSVKAMFEAKVWKDADIHGNRVLTLDPNVTGVFKGPYPLGIDPIWNLASNRLTFLNSYKMKMSVILGVIHMSFGVILSTYNYLHFRKKHSLYLVFLPELLFLLCLFGYLVFMIFYKWLVFTAKDSRLAPSILIHFINMFLMQGDGVQPLYPGQTGLQVFLVVIAVLSVPVLLLGKPVYLYWLHNGSHRLGMYRGYERVRRNSEEELYLMRAHDMEEGSSHSDLSTSGERQTEEFDFADEFLHQAIHTIEYCLGCVSNTASYLRLWALSLAHAQLSEVLWTMVMRVGLRMDNSLGVFFLVPVFGLFAVLTVSILLVMEGLSAFLHALRLHWVEFQNKFYSGTGVKFCPFSFSLLPSSFQHDGLL